In one Juglans regia cultivar Chandler chromosome 11, Walnut 2.0, whole genome shotgun sequence genomic region, the following are encoded:
- the LOC108987869 gene encoding inactive glucose-6-phosphate 1-dehydrogenase 4, chloroplastic isoform X1 — MFMSLSSFSAPFSFSEPSVSRPITSLCSTPRKVSLRIFPDAVDNFHSLTGRRLVCYGGGAKLCRRFYGLKLWILENINLQQRNRKRGRANEFKSIRSEEKDPLTNHLETTSSFGVGDIRMQNDSNEKTSTTVQHEASSSPHHQPDGSIASMESKPVIQAHSSSFSFEGREAPSLCIAVIGATGELARTKIFPALFALYYSGFLPENIGIFGYSRKNLTDEELRNIIASTLTCRIDHQQNCGDKMDIFLSRTYYLNGGNDNIQGMSKLNTLMEQIEGESEANRIFYLAVPQEALLDVTSSLARNAQTQKGWNRIIIEKPFGFDAPSSYQLTQSLLSKFEEKQIYRIDHLLGRNLIENLTVLRFANLVFQPLWSRTYIRNVQVLLSEELGVQARRYFDGYGVIRDIVHSHILQTIALLAMEPPISLDGEDIRNEKVKVLRSIRKMEPSDVILGQYKGSTGDKVDVSLNSLTPTFFAAALYIDNARWDGVPFLIKAGLGLIKHRVEIRIQFQRVPGNLYRDRIGHNFDLGTNELILRDAPDEAILVRVNNKIPGLGLQLDSPELNLLYKDKYKVEVPDSYEHLLLDVIDGDNHLFMRSDELAAAWNILSPVLNEMDKKNSVPELYELGGRGPVGAYYLWAKHGVPWAED; from the exons ATGTTCATGTCACTTTCGTCTTTCTCAGCACCCTTCTCGTTCTCGGAACCTTCGGTTTCCAGACCCATAACATCTCTTTGCTCAACTCCTCGCAAAGTTTCTCTTCGTATTTTCCCG GATGCTGTAGACAACTTTCATTCCTTAACGGGCAGACGCCTTGTGTGCTATGGTGGAGGTGCCAAATTATGCAGAAGATTTTATGGCTTAAAACTATGGATACTTGAGAACATAAACCTTCAGCAGAGGAATAGAAAACGTGGACGAGCAAATGAGTTTAAAAGTATAAGAAGTGAAGAGAAAGACCCACTAACAAATCATTTGGAAACTACTTCATCGTTTGGAGTAGGAGATATACGTATGCAGAATG ATTCTAATGAAAAAACCTCAACAACTGTACAACATGAAGCAAGTTCTTCCCCACATCATCAACCTGACGGGTCTATCGCTTCTATGGAATCTAAACCTGTCATACAAGCACATTCCTCCAGTTTTTCCTTTGAGGGTCGTGAAGCACCCTCACTCTGCATTGCTGTCATAGGAGCCACTGGAGAGCTTGCAAGGACAAAGATTTTTCCAGCATTATTTGCTTTGTACTATAGTGGTTTTCTTCCTGAG AATATAGGTATTTTTGGATACTCAAGAAAGAATTTGACTGATGAAGAGCTGAGAAACATTATAGCTTCAACTTTAACTTGCCGCATTGATCATCA ACAAAACTGCGGCGACAAAATGGATATTTTCCTCAGTAGAACATACTACCTTAATGGAGGTAATGACAATATACAGGGGATGTCAAAGCTCAACACTTTGATGGAGCAGATTGAG GGGGAATCTGAAGCCAACAGGATTTTTTACCTTGCTGTGCCACAAGAAGCTCTTCTAGATGTCACATCCTCTCTCGCCCGTAATGCACAAACCCAAAAGGGTTGGAATCGTATAATCATTGAGAAACCTTTTGGCTTTGATGCACCTTCTTCTTATCAGCTGACACAGTCTCTTCTTTCCAAGTTCGAGGAGAAGCAAATATACAG GATTGATCATCTTCTAGGAAGGAACCTGATTGAAAACCTCACAGTTTTGAGGTTTGCTAATTTAGTTTTTCAGCCATTGTGGAGCCGTACATATATACGCAATGTGCAG GTCCTTTTATCAGAGGAGTTAGGTGTGCAGGCAAGAAG GTATTTTGATGGGTATGGCGTTATCCGTGACATAGTGCACAGTCATATACTGCAGACAATAGCTTTGCTTGCCATGGAACCTCCTATAAGTCTTGATGGTGAAGATATTCGAAATGAAaag GTTAAGGTTCTAAGATCAATCCGCAAAATGGAACCCAGTGATGTAATTCTTGGCCAGTACAAAGGGAGTACTGGAGATAAAGTTGATGTATCTTTGAACAGTCTGACCCCCACATTTTTTGCTGCTGCATTATACATTGACAATGCACGTTGGGATGGTGTGCCTTTTTTGATCAAAGCTGGCTTGGGGCTTATCAAGCACCG AGTGGAGATACGCATACAGTTTCAGCGTGTTCCAGGGAACCTCTATCGTGACCGTATTGGGCATAATTTTGATCTTGGGACAAATGAGCTGATTCTACGTGATGCACCTGATGAAGCCATTCTAGTCAGAGTTAACAATAAGATTCCTGGATTGGGGTTGCAGTTGGATTCTCCAGAATTGAATTTGCTCTATAAGGACAA ATATAAAGTGGAGGTGCCTGATTCATATGAGCATCTTCTTCTTGATGTCATTGATGGGGACAACCATCTGTTCATGAGAAGTGATGAGCTTGCAGCTGCATGGAATATTCTATCTCCAGTTCTGAATGAGATGGACAAGAAAAATTCAGTACCTGAGCTATATGAATTAGGGGGTAGAGGTCCTGTTGGAGCATACTATCTTTGGGCGAAACATGGGGTTCCATGGGCGGAGGATTAG
- the LOC108987869 gene encoding inactive glucose-6-phosphate 1-dehydrogenase 4, chloroplastic isoform X2: MFMSLSSFSAPFSFSEPSVSRPITSLCSTPRKVSLRIFPDAVDNFHSLTGRRLVCYGGGAKLCRRFYGLKLWILENINLQQRNRKRGRANEFKSIRSEEKDPLTNHLETTSSFGVGDIHSNEKTSTTVQHEASSSPHHQPDGSIASMESKPVIQAHSSSFSFEGREAPSLCIAVIGATGELARTKIFPALFALYYSGFLPENIGIFGYSRKNLTDEELRNIIASTLTCRIDHQQNCGDKMDIFLSRTYYLNGGNDNIQGMSKLNTLMEQIEGESEANRIFYLAVPQEALLDVTSSLARNAQTQKGWNRIIIEKPFGFDAPSSYQLTQSLLSKFEEKQIYRIDHLLGRNLIENLTVLRFANLVFQPLWSRTYIRNVQVLLSEELGVQARRYFDGYGVIRDIVHSHILQTIALLAMEPPISLDGEDIRNEKVKVLRSIRKMEPSDVILGQYKGSTGDKVDVSLNSLTPTFFAAALYIDNARWDGVPFLIKAGLGLIKHRVEIRIQFQRVPGNLYRDRIGHNFDLGTNELILRDAPDEAILVRVNNKIPGLGLQLDSPELNLLYKDKYKVEVPDSYEHLLLDVIDGDNHLFMRSDELAAAWNILSPVLNEMDKKNSVPELYELGGRGPVGAYYLWAKHGVPWAED; the protein is encoded by the exons ATGTTCATGTCACTTTCGTCTTTCTCAGCACCCTTCTCGTTCTCGGAACCTTCGGTTTCCAGACCCATAACATCTCTTTGCTCAACTCCTCGCAAAGTTTCTCTTCGTATTTTCCCG GATGCTGTAGACAACTTTCATTCCTTAACGGGCAGACGCCTTGTGTGCTATGGTGGAGGTGCCAAATTATGCAGAAGATTTTATGGCTTAAAACTATGGATACTTGAGAACATAAACCTTCAGCAGAGGAATAGAAAACGTGGACGAGCAAATGAGTTTAAAAGTATAAGAAGTGAAGAGAAAGACCCACTAACAAATCATTTGGAAACTACTTCATCGTTTGGAGTAGGAGATATAC ATTCTAATGAAAAAACCTCAACAACTGTACAACATGAAGCAAGTTCTTCCCCACATCATCAACCTGACGGGTCTATCGCTTCTATGGAATCTAAACCTGTCATACAAGCACATTCCTCCAGTTTTTCCTTTGAGGGTCGTGAAGCACCCTCACTCTGCATTGCTGTCATAGGAGCCACTGGAGAGCTTGCAAGGACAAAGATTTTTCCAGCATTATTTGCTTTGTACTATAGTGGTTTTCTTCCTGAG AATATAGGTATTTTTGGATACTCAAGAAAGAATTTGACTGATGAAGAGCTGAGAAACATTATAGCTTCAACTTTAACTTGCCGCATTGATCATCA ACAAAACTGCGGCGACAAAATGGATATTTTCCTCAGTAGAACATACTACCTTAATGGAGGTAATGACAATATACAGGGGATGTCAAAGCTCAACACTTTGATGGAGCAGATTGAG GGGGAATCTGAAGCCAACAGGATTTTTTACCTTGCTGTGCCACAAGAAGCTCTTCTAGATGTCACATCCTCTCTCGCCCGTAATGCACAAACCCAAAAGGGTTGGAATCGTATAATCATTGAGAAACCTTTTGGCTTTGATGCACCTTCTTCTTATCAGCTGACACAGTCTCTTCTTTCCAAGTTCGAGGAGAAGCAAATATACAG GATTGATCATCTTCTAGGAAGGAACCTGATTGAAAACCTCACAGTTTTGAGGTTTGCTAATTTAGTTTTTCAGCCATTGTGGAGCCGTACATATATACGCAATGTGCAG GTCCTTTTATCAGAGGAGTTAGGTGTGCAGGCAAGAAG GTATTTTGATGGGTATGGCGTTATCCGTGACATAGTGCACAGTCATATACTGCAGACAATAGCTTTGCTTGCCATGGAACCTCCTATAAGTCTTGATGGTGAAGATATTCGAAATGAAaag GTTAAGGTTCTAAGATCAATCCGCAAAATGGAACCCAGTGATGTAATTCTTGGCCAGTACAAAGGGAGTACTGGAGATAAAGTTGATGTATCTTTGAACAGTCTGACCCCCACATTTTTTGCTGCTGCATTATACATTGACAATGCACGTTGGGATGGTGTGCCTTTTTTGATCAAAGCTGGCTTGGGGCTTATCAAGCACCG AGTGGAGATACGCATACAGTTTCAGCGTGTTCCAGGGAACCTCTATCGTGACCGTATTGGGCATAATTTTGATCTTGGGACAAATGAGCTGATTCTACGTGATGCACCTGATGAAGCCATTCTAGTCAGAGTTAACAATAAGATTCCTGGATTGGGGTTGCAGTTGGATTCTCCAGAATTGAATTTGCTCTATAAGGACAA ATATAAAGTGGAGGTGCCTGATTCATATGAGCATCTTCTTCTTGATGTCATTGATGGGGACAACCATCTGTTCATGAGAAGTGATGAGCTTGCAGCTGCATGGAATATTCTATCTCCAGTTCTGAATGAGATGGACAAGAAAAATTCAGTACCTGAGCTATATGAATTAGGGGGTAGAGGTCCTGTTGGAGCATACTATCTTTGGGCGAAACATGGGGTTCCATGGGCGGAGGATTAG
- the LOC108987869 gene encoding inactive glucose-6-phosphate 1-dehydrogenase 4, chloroplastic isoform X3 — MFMSLSSFSAPFSFSEPSVSRPITSLCSTPRKVSLRIFPDAVDNFHSLTGRRLVCYGGGAKLCRRFYGLKLWILENINLQQRNRKRGRANEFKSIRSEEKDPLTNHLETTSSFGVGDIRMQNDSNEKTSTTVQHEASSSPHHQPDGSIASMESKPVIQAHSSSFSFEGREAPSLCIAVIGATGELARTKIFPALFALYYSGFLPENIGIFGYSRKNLTDEELRNIIASTLTCRIDHQQNCGDKMDIFLSRTYYLNGGNDNIQGMSKLNTLMEQIEGESEANRIFYLAVPQEALLDVTSSLARNAQTQKGWNRIIIEKPFGFDAPSSYQLTQSLLSKFEEKQIYRIDHLLGRNLIENLTVLRFANLVFQPLWSRTYIRNVQVLLSEELGVQARRYFDGYGVIRDIVHSHILQTIALLAMEPPISLDGEDIRNEKVKVLRSIRKMEPSDVILGQYKGSTGDKVDVSLNSLTPTFFAAALYIDNARWDGVPFLIKAGLGLIKHRVEIRIQFQRVPGNLYRDRIGHNFDLGTNELILRDAPDEAILVRVNNKIPGLGLQLDSPELNLLYKDKQI, encoded by the exons ATGTTCATGTCACTTTCGTCTTTCTCAGCACCCTTCTCGTTCTCGGAACCTTCGGTTTCCAGACCCATAACATCTCTTTGCTCAACTCCTCGCAAAGTTTCTCTTCGTATTTTCCCG GATGCTGTAGACAACTTTCATTCCTTAACGGGCAGACGCCTTGTGTGCTATGGTGGAGGTGCCAAATTATGCAGAAGATTTTATGGCTTAAAACTATGGATACTTGAGAACATAAACCTTCAGCAGAGGAATAGAAAACGTGGACGAGCAAATGAGTTTAAAAGTATAAGAAGTGAAGAGAAAGACCCACTAACAAATCATTTGGAAACTACTTCATCGTTTGGAGTAGGAGATATACGTATGCAGAATG ATTCTAATGAAAAAACCTCAACAACTGTACAACATGAAGCAAGTTCTTCCCCACATCATCAACCTGACGGGTCTATCGCTTCTATGGAATCTAAACCTGTCATACAAGCACATTCCTCCAGTTTTTCCTTTGAGGGTCGTGAAGCACCCTCACTCTGCATTGCTGTCATAGGAGCCACTGGAGAGCTTGCAAGGACAAAGATTTTTCCAGCATTATTTGCTTTGTACTATAGTGGTTTTCTTCCTGAG AATATAGGTATTTTTGGATACTCAAGAAAGAATTTGACTGATGAAGAGCTGAGAAACATTATAGCTTCAACTTTAACTTGCCGCATTGATCATCA ACAAAACTGCGGCGACAAAATGGATATTTTCCTCAGTAGAACATACTACCTTAATGGAGGTAATGACAATATACAGGGGATGTCAAAGCTCAACACTTTGATGGAGCAGATTGAG GGGGAATCTGAAGCCAACAGGATTTTTTACCTTGCTGTGCCACAAGAAGCTCTTCTAGATGTCACATCCTCTCTCGCCCGTAATGCACAAACCCAAAAGGGTTGGAATCGTATAATCATTGAGAAACCTTTTGGCTTTGATGCACCTTCTTCTTATCAGCTGACACAGTCTCTTCTTTCCAAGTTCGAGGAGAAGCAAATATACAG GATTGATCATCTTCTAGGAAGGAACCTGATTGAAAACCTCACAGTTTTGAGGTTTGCTAATTTAGTTTTTCAGCCATTGTGGAGCCGTACATATATACGCAATGTGCAG GTCCTTTTATCAGAGGAGTTAGGTGTGCAGGCAAGAAG GTATTTTGATGGGTATGGCGTTATCCGTGACATAGTGCACAGTCATATACTGCAGACAATAGCTTTGCTTGCCATGGAACCTCCTATAAGTCTTGATGGTGAAGATATTCGAAATGAAaag GTTAAGGTTCTAAGATCAATCCGCAAAATGGAACCCAGTGATGTAATTCTTGGCCAGTACAAAGGGAGTACTGGAGATAAAGTTGATGTATCTTTGAACAGTCTGACCCCCACATTTTTTGCTGCTGCATTATACATTGACAATGCACGTTGGGATGGTGTGCCTTTTTTGATCAAAGCTGGCTTGGGGCTTATCAAGCACCG AGTGGAGATACGCATACAGTTTCAGCGTGTTCCAGGGAACCTCTATCGTGACCGTATTGGGCATAATTTTGATCTTGGGACAAATGAGCTGATTCTACGTGATGCACCTGATGAAGCCATTCTAGTCAGAGTTAACAATAAGATTCCTGGATTGGGGTTGCAGTTGGATTCTCCAGAATTGAATTTGCTCTATAAGGACAAGCAA ATATAA